Proteins from one Pirellulales bacterium genomic window:
- a CDS encoding SufE family protein — protein sequence MSSTANKLESIIEQFAELEPRERLELLLEFAEGLPPLPARLQAEAERAEHRVHECQTAVFLWVEVIDGRVQIQAEVAPEAPTVKGFVGILADAFSGATPEEVLTAPADLLQRLGLVESLGMVRMRGLQAIFTRIRREVVIAAA from the coding sequence ATGTCATCCACTGCGAACAAATTGGAATCGATCATCGAGCAGTTTGCCGAACTGGAGCCGCGCGAACGGCTCGAGTTGCTGTTGGAATTCGCCGAAGGCTTGCCGCCGCTGCCGGCCCGATTGCAGGCCGAGGCCGAACGGGCCGAGCATCGGGTTCACGAATGCCAAACGGCCGTGTTCCTGTGGGTCGAGGTGATCGACGGCCGCGTGCAGATTCAGGCCGAAGTAGCCCCCGAAGCCCCGACGGTGAAAGGCTTCGTCGGCATTCTGGCCGACGCGTTTAGCGGCGCCACGCCGGAGGAAGTGTTGACCGCCCCGGCCGATCTGTTGCAGCGGCTGGGCTTGGTCGAATCCCTCGGCATGGTCCGCATGCGCGGCCTGCAAGCCATCTTCACCCGCATCCGAAGGGAAGTCGTGATCGCGGCGGC